The nucleotide sequence GAAGCTTTAATTGAATTTTTAGAACAGCAACCGGTACAAATTGTGTTTGAGGAGACCAGATAGTGAAACACTTGGAAGATATTTTGAATATTATCAGAGAAAAAAATTTATGGCGCAAGACTGTAGCTTATCAACAAATTGACGGAAACTATGTAATGCTTAACGAAAAGAAATGTTTGATGTTAGCCTCAAACAACTATTTAGGATTAACGCATAATGACAAGATCCAGCAAGCTTCGATAGCGGCGATTGTAAAATATGGTACCGGCTCCGGCGGAGCTAGGCTTACTACGGGAAATTATCCGTTATATGATGAACTGGAATTAAGTATCGCTCAATTTAAGGGAACTGAAGCCGCACTGGTTTTTAATACCGGTTATATGGCTAATGTTGGGGTCATTAGTGCTTTATGCCTTAAAAATGATGTTATTTTCAGTGATGAATTAAATCATGCCAGCATTATTGATGGTTGTCGTTTGGCCAAAGCGGAAACTAAAGTATATAAACATAATGATATGACTGATTTAAAACTGCTTTTACAAAACACGGTTTGTGCAGGGCGTAAATGGATTATTACTGATGGTGTGTTTAGCATGGATGGTGATATTGCACCACTAGATGAAATTGTAGCATTAGCCCAAGAATATGGTGCAGAAATAATTGTTGATGATGCTCATGCGACGGGGGTAATTGGTGACGGTAAAGGTAGTGCGCATCACTTTGGTCTTAAGGCAGAAGTTGCGGTGCAAATAGGAACTTTGAGTAAAGCGATAGGCTCAGAAGGTGGCTTTGTGGCAGGTTCACAAATTTTAGTTGATTATCTGCGTAACGTTGCACGCAGTTTTATTTTTTCGACAGCTTTAGCCCCAGCTGTAGTTTGTGCAAGCATAAGAGCAATTAAAGAAATACAAGACAATGATAAGCTAGTTAATACATTAAGCGTTAACTCTTTATTTATGCGAGAGTGCTTAATGGCTGAAGGTCTTACTGTAATAGATGGCGAGACACCGATAATTCCGATTATTATTGGTGATGCAGCGAGAACTCTTGAAATCAAGGAAAAATGTCAAGACAACGGGCTTATTGTAAGTGCGATTAGGCCACCAACAGTACCTGTTGGCACAAGTCGGTTAAGATTGACGGTAATGGCAACACATACAAAAGCTGATTTAAAAGCTGCCGCCAAAATTATTGCCGATATTATAAAAGAAACGGTATAGTCTATAATTTTATAGACTATACCGTTTCTTTTATAAGCAGGATGAATCCATGGAAAGATATTTCCAAAGATCTTTATCACCATAAC is from Negativicutes bacterium and encodes:
- the bioF gene encoding 8-amino-7-oxononanoate synthase, whose amino-acid sequence is MVKHLEDILNIIREKNLWRKTVAYQQIDGNYVMLNEKKCLMLASNNYLGLTHNDKIQQASIAAIVKYGTGSGGARLTTGNYPLYDELELSIAQFKGTEAALVFNTGYMANVGVISALCLKNDVIFSDELNHASIIDGCRLAKAETKVYKHNDMTDLKLLLQNTVCAGRKWIITDGVFSMDGDIAPLDEIVALAQEYGAEIIVDDAHATGVIGDGKGSAHHFGLKAEVAVQIGTLSKAIGSEGGFVAGSQILVDYLRNVARSFIFSTALAPAVVCASIRAIKEIQDNDKLVNTLSVNSLFMRECLMAEGLTVIDGETPIIPIIIGDAARTLEIKEKCQDNGLIVSAIRPPTVPVGTSRLRLTVMATHTKADLKAAAKIIADIIKETV